The Bradyrhizobium sp. WBAH42 genome includes a window with the following:
- a CDS encoding ATP-binding protein, which translates to MTIVEEAAADIAFGSFVELQQANLALLEEKAGSAGGTAGAESQSGKVRRFIRRAVATGTILKRSSERKAAQAAIDYWTTTQILSREYSRAEPETPKGAMADATAPPTVPILANFDPDRASGPTDTESKISPYKGLDPFTQGDAGDYFGREDAAEELQKRVEGDQSVILLLGPSGSGKSSLINAGLLPRLRDRGFKVVVVSAPGREPLAAILRAIKPGADMSTIRADERDIVKSPKKLNEVLTAVDPKAVLVVDQFGEALARTDVQPSLDIVGQALASLAGHHKLLISIRESQRLQFEKIAGIGQAARSPANCFSLPPPSVYELRSMIEGPAERVGLRFGDGVVEDLVRSVAGNPDALPLLQFTLNKLWDNKDRGEITQAVYRKIGSPRDALTSTAETVLQQFSAYEKDLARRIFLKLVVPAGDKDFVRNRIGLDTLLLGEDSGAVGRILDAFEQAKLLRRIPTADVGGEDRFEVAHETLIAYWPTLAAWLADARQGRETESKLIATARLWLDGGRADGYLITGDALEMFRDYRSDSVDVRQLLEASFKAKADREAAALKKRNWDWKIRILAVLSFVLIVLLFGWTKYNQKQEEERLVKEALQSKIQELTDKLEALQKAAAQGKSVDFKASLTSTLISDSAAQTAIEQLAPPSPKPPETGLADKQPALPQPVFDSATGDCIGFMWVGSAKNWKLKTPDGPEKLKQGPAVTNDDIYLRSDFPTNPPEYAMAVPYGVVPNSAPISILQIKPFLRDSGTQYWAKVAAPRKSCAKVNIQYWGPDEASNQLRKSLMAASFQLTYAPEKLTGAAGLSEIRYFFKEDGDLARAVADKVKEVNGNKPVTLRPLLSYVGTKPLVPGSLEAWVDLSPPPLPVKK; encoded by the coding sequence GTGACAATCGTTGAGGAAGCCGCTGCCGACATTGCGTTTGGTTCCTTCGTCGAACTCCAGCAAGCAAATCTGGCTTTGCTAGAAGAAAAAGCGGGATCGGCCGGCGGTACTGCCGGCGCAGAATCGCAATCCGGAAAAGTGCGGCGGTTCATCAGACGTGCGGTTGCGACGGGCACTATTCTGAAGCGTTCCTCTGAGCGGAAGGCGGCGCAGGCTGCGATTGACTACTGGACCACAACGCAAATCCTGTCGCGGGAGTATTCCCGGGCCGAGCCAGAGACGCCAAAGGGAGCGATGGCCGACGCCACGGCGCCGCCGACCGTCCCTATCCTGGCCAATTTCGATCCCGACAGGGCTTCCGGGCCCACCGACACCGAGAGCAAAATCTCTCCGTACAAGGGGCTCGACCCATTCACGCAAGGTGACGCAGGCGACTACTTCGGCCGCGAAGACGCCGCCGAAGAACTCCAGAAGCGGGTCGAGGGAGACCAATCCGTCATCCTACTGCTTGGCCCGTCCGGAAGCGGAAAGTCTTCACTGATCAATGCCGGTTTGCTCCCGCGTCTGAGAGACAGGGGCTTCAAAGTAGTGGTGGTCAGTGCCCCCGGACGGGAACCGCTAGCCGCCATTCTGCGCGCGATCAAGCCCGGAGCCGACATGTCGACGATACGCGCGGACGAGCGCGATATCGTCAAAAGCCCAAAGAAGTTGAACGAAGTGCTCACCGCGGTAGACCCGAAGGCCGTTCTGGTCGTCGATCAGTTTGGCGAGGCGCTGGCCAGAACCGATGTGCAGCCTTCGCTGGATATCGTCGGTCAGGCGCTGGCATCGCTGGCCGGGCACCACAAATTACTGATCAGCATTCGGGAAAGCCAACGGCTTCAGTTCGAGAAGATCGCAGGGATCGGGCAGGCGGCGCGCTCACCGGCAAATTGCTTCAGCCTGCCGCCACCGTCTGTCTATGAACTGCGCAGCATGATCGAGGGGCCGGCGGAGCGCGTTGGGCTGCGATTTGGCGATGGTGTAGTTGAAGACCTCGTCCGTTCAGTGGCCGGCAATCCGGATGCGCTGCCGCTCCTGCAATTCACGTTGAACAAATTATGGGACAACAAAGACCGCGGCGAAATCACGCAGGCGGTTTACCGGAAGATTGGTTCGCCGCGCGACGCGTTGACCAGCACGGCCGAAACTGTGCTGCAGCAGTTCTCCGCATACGAGAAGGATCTGGCGCGGCGGATATTTCTCAAGCTGGTGGTGCCGGCGGGAGACAAGGACTTCGTTCGCAACAGGATCGGCCTTGATACGCTTTTGCTTGGCGAGGATTCCGGCGCGGTCGGCAGAATTCTCGATGCCTTCGAACAAGCCAAGCTGCTGCGCAGGATACCCACCGCCGACGTTGGCGGTGAGGATCGCTTCGAGGTCGCACATGAGACTTTGATCGCTTATTGGCCGACACTTGCCGCCTGGCTTGCGGACGCACGGCAGGGCAGGGAGACCGAATCCAAGTTGATCGCGACCGCGCGGCTCTGGCTCGATGGCGGGCGTGCCGACGGGTATCTCATCACGGGAGACGCCCTGGAGATGTTCAGGGATTATCGAAGCGATTCCGTAGATGTCCGGCAATTGCTGGAAGCCAGCTTCAAGGCAAAGGCCGATCGCGAAGCCGCGGCGCTCAAGAAGCGTAATTGGGATTGGAAAATAAGGATCCTGGCAGTCCTTTCATTCGTCCTGATAGTCTTGTTGTTCGGATGGACTAAATACAACCAAAAACAGGAGGAAGAGCGCCTCGTAAAGGAGGCGCTCCAATCAAAAATCCAGGAACTCACCGATAAATTGGAGGCGCTTCAGAAAGCTGCGGCCCAGGGCAAGTCGGTGGATTTCAAAGCAAGCCTTACGTCGACGCTGATTTCTGACTCTGCGGCCCAGACCGCCATCGAGCAACTGGCGCCTCCGTCGCCCAAGCCACCTGAAACGGGTCTCGCGGACAAACAGCCGGCGCTACCACAACCTGTGTTCGATTCGGCAACGGGTGACTGCATTGGCTTCATGTGGGTTGGATCAGCAAAAAACTGGAAGCTCAAGACACCCGACGGACCAGAAAAACTCAAACAGGGACCTGCCGTCACGAATGACGACATCTATCTGCGTTCCGATTTCCCGACGAACCCTCCGGAATATGCGATGGCTGTTCCATACGGAGTTGTTCCTAATTCCGCCCCGATTTCGATTCTTCAAATCAAGCCCTTCCTGCGCGATTCAGGGACGCAGTATTGGGCCAAGGTTGCTGCTCCCCGTAAGAGCTGCGCAAAGGTTAATATTCAATACTGGGGACCTGACGAAGCTTCCAACCAGCTTCGTAAGAGCCTGATGGCCGCTAGTTTCCAGCTCACTTACGCGCCGGAGAAGCTAACTGGCGCCGCCGGACTTTCGGAGATTCGATATTTCTTCAAGGAAGATGGCGATTTGGCGCGTGCTGTCGCGGACAAAGTTAAGGAAGTAAACGGCAATAAGCCGGTCACCCTGCGTCCGCTTCTAAGCTATGTCGGAACCAAACCACTGGTTCCTGGCTCACTGGAAGCCTGGGTTGACCTTTCTCCCCCGCCTTTGCCTGTAAAAAAGTGA
- a CDS encoding serine protease, translating to MPTPNEVSERFGRVLSSVCSIQTGGNPLGTGFLVGPDTVLTNYHVVERLIDAGGQFVRPAVCVFDYQKLPDGAVQAGTPYAITQCLQWSTYGPAEVTDHINDPMPTDEQLDYALLRLNQAVGQMQPPGLVLQRRGWIDLWDTPWDSEPPAADGAAVLAKNSRVFVIQHTLGAPQVYRASQFIGENALRTRMRYDLVTDVGSSGSPCLTEEYKLFALHHLGDSSWNAVRSSQGVPIKLIRQHIAKEHSVSIPRYDVLTDARQQAPWSGLFQVLGQYPLAKAAIRSSQTTIKTITDLTADLRRHKAIHDVLQTIQGNIPILKNALNETDQKKSRDGIRMAALTMRNSWRTYATEANELKEAGEARGLREMEWIDEFSNALVTLVEADEILDKLDATTIIEKHLRFQPSELNGKIRLILRDLPVDELLNVFQAMINAMNLGDNAVKAIVSSGPDLLRGHWERLRESVADHNSWQDIDNELSMLEALPPGWESDPRWFQAGWGRALPKTLALCDAHPAEDWSTEMKRHAAVVVGHISNKQWDLVAEHFAIFRSDMSNRFSQVDKSLLSGCERIIQLGNPLSALVEASL from the coding sequence ATGCCGACCCCGAACGAGGTCTCGGAACGGTTTGGACGGGTGCTGAGCAGCGTTTGCAGCATTCAAACCGGTGGCAATCCGCTCGGGACCGGCTTCCTCGTCGGGCCAGACACGGTGTTGACCAATTATCATGTGGTCGAAAGGCTCATCGACGCCGGCGGTCAATTCGTCAGGCCGGCAGTTTGCGTGTTCGATTATCAGAAACTGCCGGACGGAGCGGTACAGGCAGGCACGCCTTACGCAATAACGCAATGTTTGCAGTGGAGCACCTATGGACCGGCTGAGGTTACCGATCATATCAACGATCCGATGCCGACTGACGAACAGCTCGACTATGCGCTCCTCCGTCTCAATCAGGCCGTCGGCCAGATGCAGCCGCCCGGGTTGGTGCTGCAGCGCCGGGGCTGGATCGACCTCTGGGATACGCCTTGGGATTCCGAGCCACCCGCGGCAGATGGCGCCGCGGTGCTGGCAAAAAACAGCAGGGTCTTTGTCATCCAGCATACGCTCGGCGCGCCGCAGGTATACCGAGCGAGCCAGTTTATCGGCGAGAACGCGTTGCGGACGCGGATGCGCTACGATTTAGTTACCGACGTCGGATCCTCGGGATCACCGTGTCTGACTGAAGAATATAAGCTGTTCGCCTTGCATCATTTGGGGGATTCCAGCTGGAATGCAGTTAGATCCTCGCAAGGTGTTCCGATCAAGCTGATCAGACAGCACATCGCCAAAGAACATTCGGTGTCCATTCCTAGATACGACGTGCTCACCGATGCTAGGCAACAGGCGCCATGGAGTGGGCTATTCCAGGTTCTGGGGCAGTACCCGCTGGCGAAGGCCGCGATCCGTAGTAGCCAAACCACCATCAAGACGATTACGGATCTCACCGCTGATTTGCGTCGACACAAAGCCATTCATGACGTTCTGCAGACTATTCAGGGCAATATTCCGATACTGAAGAACGCGCTGAACGAGACTGACCAGAAGAAATCCCGAGACGGCATCCGCATGGCTGCGCTGACAATGCGAAATTCTTGGCGCACCTATGCGACCGAGGCGAACGAACTCAAGGAGGCCGGCGAGGCGCGCGGACTGCGCGAGATGGAGTGGATCGACGAATTCTCCAATGCTCTGGTCACGCTGGTGGAAGCGGATGAAATTTTAGACAAGCTCGACGCGACCACCATCATCGAGAAGCACCTCCGCTTTCAGCCGTCCGAGTTGAACGGCAAGATTCGGCTGATCTTGAGAGATCTTCCTGTCGACGAACTGCTGAACGTATTCCAGGCCATGATCAATGCAATGAATCTTGGAGACAATGCGGTTAAGGCGATCGTCAGTTCCGGTCCCGACTTGCTTCGCGGCCATTGGGAGCGGCTGCGGGAAAGCGTCGCCGACCACAATTCCTGGCAGGATATCGATAACGAATTGTCGATGCTCGAAGCGCTGCCGCCCGGCTGGGAAAGCGATCCGCGTTGGTTTCAAGCCGGGTGGGGAAGGGCGTTACCGAAGACGCTGGCCCTGTGCGACGCGCATCCAGCCGAGGACTGGTCGACCGAAATGAAGCGTCACGCTGCGGTCGTTGTCGGACATATCTCAAACAAGCAATGGGATCTGGTCGCGGAGCATTTCGCCATTTTCCGAAGTGATATGAGCAATCGTTTCAGCCAGGTAGACAAATCACTTTTGTCCGGATGCGAACGGATTATTCAGTTGGGTAACCCGCTTTCCGCACTGGTGGAGGCAAGCCTGTGA
- a CDS encoding ATP-binding protein, which produces MKRQVGKLDAVPSKRLFLSIIADYDLNKSICELVDNGFDVWTRAGRKNPINIRLWLNEEQGTIRVEDDAGGLPRSELRFIVGPGQSGSSSTDETIGIFGVGTKRAVVALAEDITIRTRHGSGDTYQVEFDETWLNDDDWELPLFSSDSIAARTTQVELQKLRVKLTNESIELLRSHLGATYGKFLILPGVSLQLNGKPVGPRFFDDWSFPPHYGPRRYTGKLKTPKKRLVEVEVLAGLSSESSPAAGEYGVYFYCNDRLVAPAMKSFDVGFTRGQAGLPHPKVSLTKVIVSLRGDASEMPWNSSKSDVSTKHHVFTALHDWLVTVVADYARISRTWMGEWPDKVFAYGTGKIVDVPIADFLTARKSFLPDAPKSRPRLAERMAAKNQRLAKRKPWVKGLYEGMVAATTVAKQPLENANWFAFNLLDLTLTAALRAYLVNELEPGAKERELKTLLPRAPRVPAGLKTAVALPDEVWVQIENIARRREDLTYGRADPMISDTELREAEDLVKSVLIKLHRIHLDE; this is translated from the coding sequence ATGAAGCGCCAAGTGGGAAAGTTGGACGCGGTGCCGTCTAAGCGGCTCTTTCTCTCAATCATTGCTGACTATGATCTAAACAAGTCGATCTGCGAACTCGTCGACAACGGGTTTGATGTTTGGACTCGCGCCGGCCGGAAAAATCCCATCAACATACGGCTTTGGCTTAATGAGGAGCAAGGTACCATCCGTGTTGAAGATGATGCCGGTGGTCTGCCTCGAAGTGAACTGCGTTTCATTGTCGGGCCGGGGCAATCCGGATCCTCATCAACCGATGAGACCATCGGGATATTCGGTGTCGGCACCAAGCGTGCCGTGGTGGCACTGGCAGAAGACATCACTATTCGAACCCGGCACGGCTCAGGCGATACATACCAGGTTGAGTTCGACGAGACATGGCTTAATGACGATGACTGGGAGCTGCCGCTCTTCAGCAGCGATAGTATTGCAGCAAGAACAACTCAGGTCGAGCTTCAGAAATTGCGTGTGAAACTCACGAACGAGTCTATCGAACTCCTTCGGAGCCATCTCGGCGCGACGTACGGGAAGTTTCTTATACTTCCTGGCGTATCGCTTCAATTGAATGGCAAGCCGGTAGGGCCGCGCTTTTTCGATGACTGGTCGTTCCCGCCCCACTATGGCCCGCGACGCTATACCGGTAAGTTGAAAACTCCGAAGAAGCGGCTTGTGGAGGTCGAGGTTCTTGCAGGACTCAGCAGTGAGTCTAGTCCGGCAGCGGGCGAGTATGGGGTCTATTTCTATTGCAATGACCGACTCGTAGCTCCCGCTATGAAGAGCTTTGACGTTGGGTTTACGCGCGGCCAAGCCGGTCTTCCGCACCCCAAGGTGTCGCTGACAAAGGTAATCGTATCGCTTCGTGGCGACGCCAGTGAAATGCCTTGGAACAGCAGCAAGTCGGACGTCAGCACGAAACACCATGTCTTTACAGCGCTGCACGATTGGCTGGTCACAGTAGTGGCAGACTACGCCCGTATATCCCGCACTTGGATGGGGGAATGGCCCGACAAGGTATTTGCATACGGCACAGGCAAGATCGTGGACGTGCCGATCGCCGATTTTCTCACGGCGCGGAAGTCCTTCCTTCCTGATGCGCCGAAGTCTCGGCCGAGACTTGCCGAGCGTATGGCCGCCAAGAACCAACGGCTGGCCAAGCGCAAGCCGTGGGTGAAGGGACTCTACGAAGGCATGGTTGCTGCGACGACTGTCGCCAAACAACCGCTCGAAAACGCAAACTGGTTCGCATTCAACTTACTTGATCTTACCCTGACGGCGGCGTTACGCGCGTACTTAGTGAATGAATTGGAGCCCGGCGCTAAAGAAAGGGAGTTGAAGACACTTTTGCCGCGCGCACCGCGGGTCCCCGCGGGCCTTAAAACCGCTGTCGCACTGCCTGACGAAGTCTGGGTGCAGATTGAGAACATAGCAAGAAGGAGGGAAGATCTCACCTACGGGCGGGCGGACCCGATGATTAGCGATACCGAACTTCGGGAGGCAGAAGATTTGGTAAAGTCAGTGCTGATAAAGCTTCACCGCATTCATTTGGACGAGTAA
- a CDS encoding patatin-like phospholipase family protein: MALSETADRGKPALALSGGGFRATLFHLGSLKRLNELRYLSRFERISNVSGGSIAAGMLAAAWPRLKFVDGHCSNLEAEIIQPLRTFCRREIDVQSIGWGAILPGKSIGDVLTDVYDALFAGAGVENLPDKPQFVFNATNLQTGRLVRIQKARLADYSIGEVPNPKMRLAVAVAASSAFPPVLSPIIIDLSEANWMDRAGTSHFGDLRYMAQLSLTDGGAYDNLGLETVDSFSTIVVSDAGAPFSTTEEASSLWPKQAMRALDIATDQSRALRKRLLHAECQATGRKYAYAGIDSDPRAYPASRLLNSNAAVTDPLARMRTRLNPFSDEEQGRLINWGWYVMDLAMRSYVLSDQSAPQAWPLPEWSL; the protein is encoded by the coding sequence ATGGCTCTTTCGGAGACCGCTGATCGCGGAAAGCCAGCCCTGGCACTATCAGGTGGCGGGTTTCGCGCAACCCTCTTTCACTTGGGCTCCCTGAAGCGCTTAAACGAACTCAGATATCTCTCCAGGTTTGAGCGGATTTCAAACGTCTCTGGCGGGTCGATCGCAGCAGGGATGCTAGCGGCCGCATGGCCACGGCTGAAATTTGTTGACGGACACTGTTCAAACCTTGAAGCCGAAATCATCCAACCGCTGCGTACGTTTTGCCGACGTGAAATCGATGTCCAATCCATAGGCTGGGGCGCAATCCTGCCCGGCAAGTCGATCGGCGATGTCCTGACGGACGTCTATGACGCGCTGTTCGCAGGCGCGGGCGTTGAGAACTTGCCTGACAAGCCTCAGTTCGTTTTTAACGCCACTAATCTACAGACCGGACGTCTGGTGAGAATTCAGAAAGCACGGCTGGCGGACTATTCTATCGGGGAGGTGCCTAACCCCAAAATGCGGCTAGCGGTCGCGGTCGCGGCCTCTAGCGCCTTTCCGCCCGTGCTGTCGCCCATTATCATAGACTTGTCGGAGGCAAATTGGATGGATCGGGCGGGGACCTCGCATTTCGGGGACCTTCGCTACATGGCCCAATTGTCCCTGACAGATGGTGGGGCCTACGATAATCTTGGTCTTGAAACGGTCGACTCTTTTTCGACGATCGTAGTGAGTGACGCCGGCGCTCCATTCTCGACCACCGAAGAAGCCAGCTCACTTTGGCCAAAGCAGGCTATGCGCGCGCTCGATATTGCGACCGATCAGTCCCGCGCCCTCCGTAAGCGCCTGCTCCACGCAGAATGCCAAGCGACCGGCAGGAAGTATGCCTATGCCGGCATCGACTCCGATCCGCGGGCTTATCCGGCGTCGCGACTACTCAACAGCAACGCCGCCGTGACAGACCCGCTCGCCCGCATGCGAACCCGTCTAAATCCATTTTCCGACGAGGAGCAGGGCCGCCTGATCAACTGGGGCTGGTACGTCATGGATCTCGCAATGCGGAGCTATGTTCTGTCCGATCAGAGCGCTCCTCAAGCGTGGCCATTGCCGGAGTGGTCGCTTTAG
- a CDS encoding phospholipase D-like domain-containing protein → MERDEQREYNRKFVERLLARRPALKEKYQKAIETEALTPRVRAEAVGGGIADSPVDVVNETIVKEERPVLFINNDWIDMVNVSLDGDEARDLVAELSRAEAVVKPVIPLVGRIDVFGFPGNLNFVGTGWFVAADIVVTNRHVAQLIAQQEGARFVFSRGVAGKPISVSLNTVHELDDLAAGQERIFGVKEVLYIEKTTGSNDIAFIRVDRRTDGAKQSFIAISEANLAMNASVVTIGYPAKAPKRIIPDQSLMEELYRNQYDVKRAAPGMIMVAERGNSAEHDCTTLGGNSGSVIIDPKTGKAAGLHFAGLYKQANYAVPASVLNSYIKGERWREPRIVETRTAIPSTAPKPPTAIPTASSEVEVTIPLTIRISLGQPVTPATAVAPPSKTADALDTESAVCQFWDSRPDGVLAVRVGFMDDGDAIGDAPCIAASVLPSRLPQVAAAGPSQFLGVPIRYFPASVAEQIEAAPDVESVDSIAYDDDARTGKEFSFAEVNEEMTVRVHVGPEYSWDELHAFLSATERSLVSAMYEFHALHIKDALQEQLKKGVSLKLVLDNATFSKMKLPTEEFDRIPTFKAWEKFDFERIVAPEGTSGLISDAYHIKVTVRDDRAFWLSSGNWKPESSQPIVTQQERDDAGDEDLPGNREWHVVIHHAKLAERFRNHILQDFKRSIDLGGDVLPRSKMKKEVEVPLEETVVLERRAPGRVLKPLEIKRKVKVKPLLTPDQEGAVYSDAVLELIVSARKSLLFQIPYIGMPSNPREDRGYIDELIKALTKKLKTLDDARVILRTGGAKFSNPTHVAWYFKSKGVNIDEQLRRIDDSHTKGMIVDGKRLLIGSHNWSKPGVTLNRDASLIFNDEELAAYYAEAFEIDWARSNPITPKRFVKAEGVAIPGAELVTEAMFKRVSLWDLPTED, encoded by the coding sequence ATGGAACGCGACGAACAGCGCGAATACAACCGGAAATTCGTTGAGCGGTTACTCGCGCGACGACCTGCCCTGAAAGAGAAATATCAGAAAGCGATTGAAACGGAGGCGCTCACGCCACGCGTTAGAGCGGAGGCGGTCGGCGGCGGTATCGCCGATTCACCGGTCGACGTCGTCAATGAGACGATCGTTAAGGAAGAACGCCCGGTCTTGTTCATCAACAACGACTGGATCGATATGGTCAATGTTTCCCTCGATGGCGACGAGGCGAGGGACCTCGTCGCCGAGCTCAGCAGGGCCGAAGCCGTCGTCAAGCCGGTCATTCCGCTGGTCGGTCGCATCGATGTGTTCGGATTTCCAGGAAATTTGAATTTCGTCGGCACCGGGTGGTTTGTCGCTGCTGACATCGTGGTCACGAACCGCCATGTCGCCCAACTTATCGCCCAGCAGGAAGGCGCCAGATTTGTCTTTTCGCGCGGTGTTGCGGGAAAGCCGATTTCCGTCTCGCTCAACACCGTGCACGAACTTGACGACCTGGCGGCGGGCCAGGAACGTATCTTCGGCGTCAAGGAAGTGCTCTACATCGAGAAGACCACCGGTTCAAACGACATCGCATTCATCAGGGTCGATAGGAGGACAGACGGTGCCAAGCAGAGCTTCATCGCCATCAGTGAGGCCAATCTGGCCATGAATGCTTCGGTGGTGACCATCGGCTATCCGGCTAAGGCCCCAAAGCGCATCATCCCCGATCAGAGTTTGATGGAGGAGCTCTATCGTAACCAATACGATGTCAAGCGCGCGGCGCCTGGGATGATCATGGTCGCGGAACGCGGCAACTCGGCTGAGCACGACTGTACTACGTTGGGCGGCAATTCGGGTTCTGTAATCATCGATCCGAAGACCGGCAAGGCGGCCGGGTTGCATTTCGCTGGGCTTTACAAGCAGGCCAACTACGCGGTGCCGGCTTCGGTGCTCAACAGCTATATCAAGGGTGAGCGCTGGCGCGAGCCACGGATTGTGGAAACCCGGACCGCAATTCCGTCAACCGCGCCAAAGCCGCCAACGGCGATCCCGACCGCGTCATCCGAGGTCGAAGTTACCATTCCCTTGACCATCAGGATATCTCTGGGCCAGCCGGTGACGCCGGCTACGGCCGTTGCGCCACCATCGAAAACTGCCGACGCTTTGGATACCGAGAGCGCTGTGTGTCAATTCTGGGACAGCCGTCCGGATGGCGTACTGGCTGTACGGGTCGGGTTCATGGATGACGGAGATGCGATCGGCGACGCACCGTGTATCGCGGCCTCCGTCCTTCCGTCCCGGTTGCCGCAAGTTGCGGCGGCGGGCCCATCGCAGTTTCTCGGCGTTCCAATCAGGTATTTCCCCGCCAGCGTTGCCGAGCAGATCGAGGCCGCGCCCGACGTGGAATCCGTCGATTCCATCGCCTATGACGACGACGCGCGGACCGGCAAGGAGTTTTCGTTCGCCGAGGTGAACGAGGAAATGACCGTTCGCGTTCATGTCGGCCCCGAATATTCCTGGGACGAACTGCACGCGTTCCTGTCGGCGACCGAGCGTTCGCTGGTGTCAGCGATGTATGAATTCCACGCGCTTCACATCAAGGACGCACTTCAGGAGCAGCTCAAAAAGGGGGTTTCGCTCAAGCTGGTGCTGGATAACGCAACCTTCTCGAAGATGAAGCTCCCGACCGAGGAGTTCGACCGCATACCGACATTCAAGGCATGGGAGAAGTTTGACTTCGAGCGTATCGTTGCGCCGGAAGGAACGTCGGGCCTCATTTCGGACGCTTACCATATCAAGGTCACTGTGCGTGACGACAGAGCGTTCTGGCTTTCCTCGGGCAATTGGAAGCCCGAGTCGAGCCAGCCGATCGTTACCCAGCAGGAACGCGACGATGCGGGGGATGAGGATTTGCCCGGAAACCGCGAATGGCACGTCGTCATCCATCATGCAAAGTTGGCGGAACGCTTTCGCAATCACATCCTGCAGGACTTCAAGCGCTCCATCGACCTCGGCGGCGACGTGTTGCCGAGGAGCAAGATGAAGAAGGAGGTCGAAGTTCCTCTCGAGGAGACCGTGGTGCTTGAGCGCCGTGCACCGGGCAGGGTGCTCAAGCCGCTGGAAATAAAACGCAAGGTGAAGGTGAAGCCCCTGCTGACGCCCGACCAGGAGGGTGCGGTATACAGCGACGCCGTCCTCGAGCTAATCGTGTCGGCACGCAAGAGCCTGCTGTTCCAGATTCCCTATATTGGAATGCCATCGAATCCGCGGGAGGATCGCGGCTACATCGATGAACTAATCAAGGCATTGACGAAAAAGCTCAAGACGCTCGATGACGCCCGCGTCATCCTGCGCACTGGCGGCGCGAAGTTCTCCAATCCTACCCACGTCGCCTGGTACTTTAAATCGAAGGGGGTGAACATCGACGAACAGCTGCGACGGATCGACGACAGCCACACCAAAGGGATGATCGTCGATGGCAAGCGGCTGCTGATTGGAAGCCACAACTGGAGCAAGCCCGGTGTGACGCTCAACCGGGACGCTTCGCTGATCTTCAACGATGAAGAGCTCGCGGCATATTATGCTGAAGCCTTCGAGATTGATTGGGCGCGCTCAAATCCGATCACGCCGAAGCGGTTCGTCAAGGCCGAAGGCGTGGCGATACCTGGCGCTGAATTGGTTACGGAGGCGATGTTTAAGCGCGTTAGCCTGTGGGATCTGCCGACGGAGGACTAA
- a CDS encoding S8 family serine peptidase codes for MTIPYDPDRYLVLRIDGPMPTGLSKLQSMDSLRPEVVEAIRASPPRLTLEATTLSDKQRAEVLRDPRQEAAPPIPMALIAPVDCTAARIERALRAAKEAGASWGIGAVRAANYTISAARPKERDVPVAILDTGINKNHSAFVGIKTWHTQNFIAPGQGDTVNTNVTDVKGHGTHCASTIFGRDVDGVRIGVAPGVTTAIVAKVLDDNGRGSNEAISNALQWARLKDARIISMSIGFDFPAIVERLKEASWSERGAVSKALQSYRDNVRYFDKLVDFLSFEGRLLIAAAGNDSQRGVVGVPDQLIDVSMPAATENVISVGALSRIDTEFSVAPFSNINPMLSAPGVDIVGANVSGGLIAMSGTSMACPHVAGLAALWWDKQLVQNGQTSADDVKASLRALAENVGLRVTDQGRGLPVAPAP; via the coding sequence ATGACCATCCCATACGATCCCGACCGTTACCTGGTGCTCCGCATCGACGGTCCAATGCCGACTGGCCTAAGCAAGCTACAGAGTATGGATTCCTTACGGCCGGAGGTCGTTGAAGCAATCCGCGCTTCCCCGCCCAGGCTGACTTTAGAAGCCACTACCCTGTCAGATAAGCAGAGGGCAGAAGTGTTACGTGATCCAAGGCAAGAGGCGGCCCCGCCAATACCGATGGCGTTGATTGCTCCTGTCGACTGCACTGCGGCCCGGATAGAAAGGGCATTAAGGGCGGCCAAGGAGGCAGGTGCCTCTTGGGGCATTGGGGCGGTCCGAGCCGCGAATTACACTATAAGTGCTGCTCGGCCTAAGGAAAGAGATGTTCCAGTAGCTATCCTCGATACCGGCATTAATAAAAACCACTCCGCGTTTGTTGGAATAAAAACTTGGCACACGCAGAACTTCATCGCGCCGGGGCAAGGCGATACCGTAAACACAAACGTGACCGACGTGAAGGGACACGGGACTCATTGTGCTAGCACGATCTTTGGGCGCGATGTAGACGGTGTCCGTATTGGCGTCGCACCCGGAGTGACGACCGCCATTGTCGCCAAAGTATTAGATGATAACGGCCGCGGCTCAAACGAGGCAATTTCGAATGCGCTCCAATGGGCAAGATTAAAGGACGCGCGGATTATTTCGATGTCGATCGGGTTCGATTTTCCGGCCATTGTGGAGCGTCTCAAGGAGGCTTCCTGGTCGGAGCGGGGCGCAGTGTCAAAAGCACTTCAGTCTTATCGCGACAACGTTCGCTACTTCGATAAGTTGGTCGATTTCTTGAGCTTTGAAGGCCGTCTTCTAATCGCTGCAGCAGGAAATGACAGCCAGCGGGGCGTGGTAGGCGTGCCGGATCAATTGATCGACGTCAGCATGCCTGCTGCGACGGAAAACGTTATTTCGGTGGGCGCTCTAAGTAGGATTGATACTGAGTTCTCCGTTGCACCATTCTCTAATATCAATCCAATGCTTTCCGCGCCGGGCGTCGATATTGTGGGTGCAAACGTCAGTGGCGGGCTGATCGCAATGAGCGGGACCAGCATGGCCTGCCCCCATGTAGCCGGCCTTGCCGCGCTATGGTGGGATAAGCAACTCGTTCAGAACGGGCAAACGTCGGCCGACGACGTCAAGGCAAGCCTCCGGGCACTCGCCGAAAACGTGGGACTTCGTGTTACCGACCAGGGTAGAGGGTTGCCCGTTGCACCGGCGCCGTGA